The region CGACCTTCTCGGGCTGCAGGGCCGCGTCGAGCGCGCGGTAGATGAGGGGGATCTGCTCGAACAGCGTGGTGTCGAAGACCGACATCGCCGTGCGCACCTCGTCCAGCGGCGAGGGCTTCGCGGTGCGCACCGGGGCGGTGCGCCACATGACGTCGATCGAGGCCAGCAGCGTGCGGCGGATCTCGGCGCGCTCGGCGTCGTTGGCGCGCGGGTCGTCGAGCAGCACGAGGTTCTCGGAGATGCGCCGGATCGCGGCGGCCACGGCGCGACGGCGGGCCTCCGTCGGGTGCGCGGTCAGGACAGGGCGGAACTCCAGGCGCGAGAGCCGCTCGAGCGTCTCCTTCTCACCGATCTCGCCGCGCAGCTGCGAGATCGCACCGGGCAGCGTGTCGACGGCGGGCAGGATCGCGTCCGGCCCGGAGAAGTCACGGCCGCGCAGCGTGCGCACGCGGTGGTACTCCTCGGCGAGGTTGACCAGGTGGAAGTAGCACGTGAACGCCCGCGCCACCTCCGCCGCGCGCTCGGGGGTGAAGGACTCCACGAGCTCCTCCGCCTTGGCCAGCGAGTCCTCGTCGCTCGCGTAGGCCTCGATGGTCAGGGCGCGCAGGGCCTCGACGTCTGCGAGAAGCTCGGCTCCCCCGCTCTCCGTCAGCACGGTCCCCAGCAGCTCACCGAGCAGACGGACGTCCGCCCGCAGCGCGTCCGGCATCGCCGGGACGGCGCTGCTCCGATCGTCGTGCGTCATCGACTTCCCTTCCTCAGGTCCGGGCAAAGGTTATCCCTCGTGCGCACCTGCCCGGCGCCGTCGACCACCCCGTGGTCCGGAGCCGGTCGGCGGCGCTGCGCAGGTCGCCGGTCGCAATCCGGTCAGGAGTGCGCCAGCACCTGGTCAACCTGTCCGGCGCGGGCGAGCGCGACCGGTCCGTCGTACACGGCGGCGGCGTCGTCGCGGATCCGCTCCGGGTCGGCCCAGGGCTGCAGGTGCGTCAGGAGCAGTCGCCGCACCCCCGCGTCCCGGGCGAGCGCTCCCGCCCGCGACCCGGTCAGGTGGATGCCACGCACCTCGTCCACCCCGTCGGTGAACGCCGCCTCCGACAGCAGCAGGTCGGCTCCCGCCGCGGCGCGCTCGACGCCGTCGCAGCTGTCGGTGTCACCCGTGTAGGTCAGGACCTCGCCGTCGGGGCCCGTGAGCCGGTAGGCGAAGGCCGTGACCGGGTGCCGCACCTCATGCGCGGCGACGCGCAGGGGGCCCACGGCGAGCTCGTCGCCGTCGGCCACGGTCTCGACGTCGAACGTCGCCGCCACGTCCCCGGGCATCTCCATCGAGAGCTCCGCGAGGCGCTCCGCCGTGCCCGCCGGCCCGATGACCCGCACCCGCCGCTCGGGCGGGACGGCACCGCCGGTGCCCAGCACGCTGCCCGGCCCGTAGCGCAGCCAGACGGCCAGGGCCGTCAGGTCGGCGCAGTGGTCGGGGTGCAGGTGGCTGAGGAGCACCGCGTCGACGTCGTGCGGCTGCAGGAGGGTCTGCAGCGGTCCGAAGGCGCCCGAGCCGAGGTCGAGCAGCACGTTCCAGGTGCGGTTGGCTGCCGCGTCGCCCGGCGAGGGAGCGGTGCCGTCGGACTGGACGAGGTAGGACGAGGCGGCCGACCCGGGGCCCGGCATCGAGCCGGAGCAGCCGACCACCGTCAGCCTCATCGGAGGCTCCCGACGGCGCGCGGACCCGCCACCTCGTCGGAGATGCGGGGCAGCTCGCCCGTCACCTCGACGGCGTCGTGCACGGCCGGCACCTCCGGGCCGAGGAACCGGCGCGCGAGCGTGGCGAACGCCCGGGTGTCACCGGTGGCGAGGAACGTGTGCGCGGGCGGGGACGCGTCGTCGTGCCGCAGCAGGTCGGCCCCGACCAGGGTGCGGTACA is a window of Litorihabitans aurantiacus DNA encoding:
- a CDS encoding MBL fold metallo-hydrolase, translating into MRLTVVGCSGSMPGPGSAASSYLVQSDGTAPSPGDAAANRTWNVLLDLGSGAFGPLQTLLQPHDVDAVLLSHLHPDHCADLTALAVWLRYGPGSVLGTGGAVPPERRVRVIGPAGTAERLAELSMEMPGDVAATFDVETVADGDELAVGPLRVAAHEVRHPVTAFAYRLTGPDGEVLTYTGDTDSCDGVERAAAGADLLLSEAAFTDGVDEVRGIHLTGSRAGALARDAGVRRLLLTHLQPWADPERIRDDAAAVYDGPVALARAGQVDQVLAHS